One Chromobacterium paludis genomic window carries:
- a CDS encoding ABC transporter permease: MAMRDRFGKWALSWPPLLYLLLFFLIPSLIMLVAAFRQPGDYGGLAPLFTMEDGQRVWQLTLDNFHRLVEEPLYLELFAKSAGYALTTTVVCLVMAYPLAWLIARSGKKYRDLLLLLVILPFWSNFLIRIYAWMIILGPQSAFTKALNTVLVAMGFEPVRLLFTTFAVIVGLVYVHLPFMVLPLYANLEKHDMALLDAAQDLGANAWQRFWRVTWPLSLPGVFAGSALVFIPALGMFAIPDILGGTESIMIGNLIKQQILDTRDWPFGSVLSIMLTGGVLLIAALGAVVARKGKARG; the protein is encoded by the coding sequence ATGGCCATGCGCGATCGTTTCGGCAAGTGGGCGCTGTCCTGGCCCCCCTTGCTGTACCTTCTATTGTTCTTCCTGATTCCGTCGCTGATCATGCTGGTGGCGGCATTCCGCCAGCCCGGCGATTATGGCGGCCTGGCGCCGCTGTTCACCATGGAGGACGGCCAGCGCGTCTGGCAACTGACGCTGGACAACTTCCACCGCCTGGTGGAGGAACCGCTGTATCTGGAGCTGTTCGCCAAGTCGGCCGGCTACGCGCTGACCACCACCGTGGTCTGCCTGGTAATGGCTTATCCGCTGGCGTGGCTGATCGCCCGCTCCGGCAAGAAGTACCGCGACCTGCTGCTACTGCTGGTGATCCTGCCGTTCTGGTCCAACTTCCTGATCCGCATCTACGCCTGGATGATCATCCTCGGCCCGCAGTCGGCCTTCACCAAGGCGCTGAACACGGTGCTGGTGGCGATGGGCTTCGAGCCGGTGCGGCTGCTGTTCACCACCTTCGCGGTGATCGTTGGCCTGGTGTACGTGCATCTGCCCTTCATGGTGCTGCCGCTGTACGCCAATCTGGAAAAGCACGACATGGCGCTGCTGGACGCGGCGCAGGACCTGGGCGCCAACGCCTGGCAGCGCTTCTGGCGCGTGACCTGGCCGCTGAGCCTGCCCGGCGTGTTCGCCGGTTCCGCGCTGGTGTTCATCCCGGCGCTGGGCATGTTCGCCATTCCGGACATCCTGGGCGGCACCGAGTCCATCATGATAGGCAATCTGATCAAGCAGCAGATTCTGGACACCCGCGACTGGCCCTTCGGCTCCGTGCTGTCCATCATGCTGACCGGCGGCGTATTGCTGATCGCGGCGCTGGGGGCCGTGGTGGCCAGAAAGGGGAAGGCGCGTGGCTAA